A genome region from Schaalia sp. 19OD2882 includes the following:
- a CDS encoding alpha/beta fold hydrolase, with the protein MDTMTTATGMMVHCGGTEGAATLVLAHGLTDSGRCWPDAVAHWGAAWWILCPDMRSHGDSPRLTADQRAHTDRVWTEDLLGLLESLPEPPVLVGHSQGGRIGTLAALARPDLVRALVLEDPALSSDSARPANFNQEHIEKLTGFAERLDGEKARMKRQTPWSDTEIEAWALAKAKMDVGLFEGFHLESLIPSDPLGRLQVPTLVLYDRDGFFAGDPRPQANPLVTRVDVDGVGHCIRRDAPQVYHDLVDPWIDAHR; encoded by the coding sequence ATGGACACGATGACGACGGCGACAGGGATGATGGTCCACTGCGGTGGGACCGAGGGTGCTGCAACGCTGGTGCTGGCGCACGGACTGACGGATTCGGGGCGGTGTTGGCCCGACGCCGTGGCTCATTGGGGTGCCGCGTGGTGGATCCTGTGTCCGGACATGCGCAGCCACGGCGACTCTCCTCGCCTCACTGCCGACCAGCGGGCGCACACCGACAGGGTGTGGACCGAGGACCTGCTCGGCCTGCTCGAGTCCCTGCCGGAACCGCCGGTGCTCGTCGGTCATTCCCAAGGTGGCCGGATCGGAACCCTGGCCGCCTTGGCACGACCGGACCTGGTGCGCGCCCTGGTCCTGGAGGACCCGGCTCTGTCATCGGATTCGGCGCGACCAGCGAACTTCAACCAGGAGCACATCGAAAAGCTCACCGGCTTCGCGGAGCGACTGGACGGCGAGAAGGCGCGCATGAAGCGGCAGACCCCGTGGTCCGACACCGAGATCGAGGCGTGGGCGCTTGCCAAGGCCAAGATGGACGTGGGCCTGTTCGAGGGGTTCCACCTGGAATCGCTCATCCCTTCGGACCCGCTGGGGCGCCTGCAGGTGCCGACCTTGGTGTTGTACGACAGGGACGGGTTCTTCGCCGGGGATCCCCGCCCGCAGGCCAATCCTCTGGTCACCCGAGTCGATGTGGACGGGGTGGGTCATTGCATCAGGCGCGACGCGCCTCAGGTCTACCACGACCTCGTCGACCCGTGGATCGACGCGCACCGCTGA